A genomic window from Paenibacillus sp. FSL K6-0276 includes:
- a CDS encoding GNAT family protein produces MTLTLYHTSQGIYISPLELKDAENLLELRLNNRLTHEPFEPTRDEQFYTLESQQRIINQRLEDAQQDKAYMFGIYLLDGQLIGQITLSNVSRGVAQYADLGYLMDHRVQAKGYMTAAVGLVLGYAFRALGLHRVQAAILLHNEASRRVLEKSGFRPEGVARQYLKINGQWQDHQTYAILVEDVLPDEHK; encoded by the coding sequence ATGACCCTTACTTTATATCATACCTCACAAGGCATCTATATTTCTCCACTAGAGCTAAAGGATGCAGAGAACTTACTGGAGCTACGTTTGAATAATCGGTTGACACATGAACCGTTTGAACCAACACGCGATGAGCAATTCTACACCTTGGAGAGTCAACAACGGATCATCAATCAGCGACTGGAGGATGCCCAGCAGGATAAGGCCTATATGTTCGGCATCTATCTGCTTGATGGACAACTAATAGGTCAAATCACGCTATCTAATGTCTCAAGAGGTGTAGCTCAGTATGCTGATTTAGGATATTTAATGGATCATCGGGTGCAGGCAAAAGGTTACATGACCGCTGCGGTCGGATTAGTTCTCGGCTACGCTTTCCGGGCCTTAGGTCTACATAGGGTTCAGGCAGCCATATTATTGCATAACGAGGCTTCCCGGAGGGTGCTGGAGAAGAGCGGATTTAGGCCTGAAGGCGTCGCCCGCCAGTATCTCAAAATAAATGGACAGTGGCAGGATCATCAAACCTACGCAATATTGGTCGAAGATGTGCTACCGGATGAACATAAATAG
- the tadA gene encoding tRNA adenosine(34) deaminase TadA: MGAVHEHWMRQAIAEARKAEALGEVPIGAVIVRHGEIIGRGYNLRETTMDSTAHAEMVAIREASNVMNSWRLLDCQLYVTLEPCPMCAGAIVQSRVPLTVYGTPDPKAGCAGTLMNLLEEPRFNHRTEVIQGILQEECADLLTSFFRRLRQKPSKEA, from the coding sequence ATGGGAGCGGTTCATGAACATTGGATGAGGCAGGCGATAGCAGAAGCCCGCAAAGCTGAAGCATTAGGAGAGGTACCTATTGGGGCGGTCATCGTACGGCATGGTGAAATTATCGGACGTGGATACAATTTAAGAGAAACAACAATGGATTCTACAGCTCATGCAGAAATGGTTGCCATTCGCGAGGCCAGCAATGTCATGAACTCATGGCGACTGCTGGATTGCCAGCTGTATGTTACTTTAGAGCCTTGTCCGATGTGTGCGGGAGCGATTGTGCAATCCAGAGTACCCCTCACTGTGTATGGCACTCCTGATCCTAAGGCTGGATGTGCTGGGACCCTCATGAATTTGCTTGAAGAGCCGCGGTTTAACCATCGTACCGAAGTCATTCAGGGGATTCTACAAGAAGAATGTGCAGACCTACTGACCTCATTCTTTCGTCGTTTACGTCAAAAACCATCGAAAGAAGCATAA
- a CDS encoding ATP-binding protein — protein sequence MSIKTKLSAIIFGAVLLILALNLTFNLYAAQNNLRNESINNMQLTAMQMAVSVEQSNYSSNYVEYQIAHNLRMAAIFASEELDPDYKNVTNEELRALTSKVGVSNISILVKTDNDIVVARSSVPSDIGMSTKDWGYWYLAFLELFDNQEVSVGQGQSLNHFWSGPFEYSTYNPGFIEKWGYYRDEASNYIINPVIVNTEASDYVKITNPDQIVARTKEANPGILELTGFNPVTFGSVSMKADGSDTMNKKLGNRPIKYGTYTYGNVEQDRAAILLAQEKQKPVTLETRVHGTRVLKSFIPIHSPGLKAYVIGVVLDYSVISSVVHEQLINNLITSLLLLTLFLLCSYILSGFVTRPIQAILAKVNDVAKGKFEPPLKVTSRDELGQLALRINAMTAHLMQRTNRLKQTLEENRAVKEHLESVINGTSDAIHTMDMDGRITSTNRAFEELYGWSAREVLGNMPYLVPAPALKQEEERLNALRSGAVLPPIETVRLKRDGTIVEVSVSTSVIRDEEGYPHSFIHVSRDMTERNRMEELLRRSEKLTTVGQLAAGVAHEIRNPLTTLKGFLQLQQEKQLLVPLHIELMLSELERINLIVSEFLILAKPQAVHFQEKDVRNILGDVVSLLDSQAHLFGIQFSAAFSEHPSTVHCEVNQLKQVFINIVKNAIEAMPDGGVISMELRNTLDSVFILISDQGEGIPKDMLPKLGEPFFTNKESGTGLGLMISQRIIQAHKGHLEIQSEVGQGTTVMIKLPAAGTFTPWLNIKDERSEGQREN from the coding sequence TTGTCCATAAAGACAAAACTATCTGCTATTATTTTTGGGGCGGTGTTGCTAATTTTAGCACTGAACCTGACATTTAACCTTTATGCCGCCCAAAACAATCTACGGAATGAAAGCATTAATAATATGCAACTAACCGCTATGCAAATGGCCGTTTCTGTAGAACAAAGTAACTATAGCTCTAACTATGTAGAATATCAAATTGCGCATAATTTAAGGATGGCGGCTATCTTTGCCTCCGAGGAACTGGATCCAGATTATAAGAATGTGACGAATGAAGAACTTAGGGCCCTAACTTCCAAGGTGGGCGTGTCTAATATTTCAATTCTGGTAAAGACTGATAACGATATCGTAGTAGCAAGGTCTTCGGTACCTAGTGATATTGGGATGTCCACAAAAGACTGGGGGTACTGGTATCTAGCCTTTTTGGAGTTATTCGATAATCAGGAAGTATCCGTGGGTCAGGGACAGTCCCTGAACCATTTTTGGTCAGGCCCATTTGAATATTCAACCTACAATCCCGGTTTCATTGAGAAGTGGGGTTATTATCGTGATGAAGCAAGTAACTACATCATTAATCCTGTTATTGTCAACACGGAAGCCAGCGATTATGTCAAAATCACTAATCCCGATCAAATTGTAGCGCGGACCAAAGAAGCTAATCCTGGGATTTTAGAACTCACTGGATTTAACCCGGTAACATTTGGTTCAGTAAGTATGAAGGCTGACGGAAGTGACACAATGAATAAGAAACTTGGTAACCGCCCCATTAAGTATGGCACCTATACTTATGGTAATGTGGAGCAGGATAGAGCGGCGATTCTATTGGCTCAGGAGAAGCAGAAGCCGGTTACACTGGAGACGAGAGTACATGGGACAAGAGTACTCAAAAGCTTCATTCCTATCCATTCTCCTGGACTGAAAGCTTATGTGATCGGTGTCGTTTTGGATTACTCTGTGATTTCATCTGTGGTTCATGAACAACTAATCAATAATCTGATAACGTCACTGTTATTACTTACATTATTCTTGTTATGTAGTTACATACTGTCTGGATTTGTTACTCGTCCTATTCAGGCAATACTTGCTAAAGTGAACGATGTAGCCAAAGGTAAATTCGAGCCTCCGCTAAAGGTAACTAGTCGGGATGAGTTAGGCCAATTGGCACTGCGAATCAACGCTATGACCGCTCACCTTATGCAGCGCACCAATCGGCTCAAACAGACACTGGAAGAGAACCGAGCGGTTAAGGAGCATCTGGAATCCGTGATTAACGGAACCTCCGATGCTATTCATACGATGGATATGGACGGCCGAATCACTAGCACGAACAGAGCCTTCGAAGAACTGTATGGATGGAGTGCTAGAGAGGTGCTAGGCAATATGCCATACCTTGTGCCCGCGCCAGCGCTTAAGCAAGAGGAAGAGAGGCTTAATGCGTTAAGGAGTGGCGCGGTTCTGCCGCCGATCGAAACAGTAAGACTTAAACGTGACGGAACAATAGTTGAAGTTAGTGTTAGTACCTCGGTGATTCGTGATGAAGAGGGGTATCCACATTCCTTTATTCACGTTTCACGTGATATGACGGAACGTAACCGTATGGAAGAACTGCTTAGACGCTCTGAGAAGCTGACTACAGTAGGTCAATTGGCCGCGGGAGTAGCCCATGAGATTCGTAATCCTCTTACGACGCTAAAAGGATTTCTGCAACTTCAACAAGAGAAGCAGCTTTTGGTCCCACTCCATATTGAGCTGATGTTATCCGAGCTCGAGCGGATTAATCTGATCGTAAGTGAATTTTTGATTTTGGCCAAGCCTCAAGCTGTTCATTTCCAGGAAAAAGATGTGCGGAACATCCTTGGCGATGTGGTTTCTCTATTAGACAGTCAAGCCCATTTGTTTGGGATTCAGTTTAGTGCTGCGTTCTCTGAACATCCATCTACTGTACATTGTGAAGTGAACCAGCTAAAGCAGGTGTTTATTAACATCGTCAAAAATGCAATTGAAGCTATGCCTGATGGTGGTGTGATTTCAATGGAGTTAAGAAATACCTTGGATTCTGTCTTCATTCTTATTTCAGATCAAGGCGAAGGAATTCCTAAGGATATGTTGCCTAAGCTAGGTGAACCCTTCTTCACCAATAAGGAGTCGGGAACAGGCTTAGGGCTAATGATTAGCCAACGTATTATTCAGGCTCATAAGGGGCATTTGGAAATACAAAGTGAAGTGGGTCAAGGGACAACCGTTATGATCAAGCTGCCTGCAGCCGGCACGTTTACCCCTTGGCTTAATATTAAGGATGAACGGAGTGAAGGACAACGTGAGAATTAA
- the rluF gene encoding 23S rRNA pseudouridine(2604) synthase RluF, with protein sequence MRINKFISETGYCSRREADKLVEGGRVTINGEPAVLGSQAVPGDDVRIDGVALETSSQTVYIALNKPVGITSTTEQHIKGNIVDFVGHHERIFPIGRLDKDSEGLILLTNDGDIVNKILRAEGRHEKEYVVTVDRPITPSFITGMSSGVKILGEKTLPCEVTRITERVFRIILTEGKNRQIRRMCSAFGYEVRKLQRIRIMNIRLGALQTGEWRELSAEEKQELGATLNYKLL encoded by the coding sequence GTGAGAATTAATAAATTCATCAGTGAGACAGGTTACTGTTCACGCCGTGAAGCAGACAAGCTGGTGGAAGGTGGTAGAGTTACGATCAACGGAGAACCTGCTGTGCTTGGCAGTCAGGCCGTTCCAGGCGATGATGTGCGAATAGATGGTGTAGCACTTGAAACATCAAGCCAGACGGTTTACATTGCGCTAAACAAGCCAGTAGGTATTACTTCAACCACAGAGCAGCATATTAAAGGGAATATTGTCGATTTTGTAGGTCATCATGAGCGAATATTCCCGATTGGACGATTGGATAAGGATTCGGAAGGATTGATTTTGCTTACCAATGATGGAGACATCGTTAACAAGATTTTACGGGCTGAAGGCCGGCATGAAAAAGAGTATGTAGTTACTGTGGACAGACCGATTACGCCATCATTTATTACCGGCATGTCTAGCGGCGTAAAGATATTAGGTGAGAAGACGCTGCCTTGTGAGGTCACTCGTATTACAGAGCGTGTATTCCGTATTATTTTGACTGAGGGTAAGAATCGTCAGATTCGTCGTATGTGTAGTGCTTTTGGCTACGAGGTTAGAAAGCTGCAACGCATTCGGATTATGAATATTCGTCTAGGAGCATTACAAACAGGAGAATGGCGTGAGTTGTCTGCTGAAGAGAAACAAGAACTTGGAGCTACCCTGAACTACAAACTTCTATAG
- the motB gene encoding flagellar motor protein MotB: MSKKTRRHEEHEEHADESWLLPYSDLMTLLVALFIVMYSMSATDAKKFEEMSQAFSSALNGGTGILEERAAMPSKSQEDLGKNDQMDKSVTKKNEETEMAKLRQKEQEDLEKLKKQFDQYISKNGLTDLLSTKLNQSQLMITISDNALFASGQAVVKDDSRQLAKSISTMLQQFPDYDVVVQGHTDNIPISNSNYSSNWDLSADRALQFMKILLTNTNLNPRKFSAIGYGEYHPISENTTAVGRSKNRRVEVSIIRKYQETKEFSGIAPSDE; encoded by the coding sequence GTGAGCAAAAAGACTAGACGACACGAAGAGCATGAAGAACACGCCGATGAATCGTGGCTACTGCCTTATTCTGACCTTATGACCCTTCTGGTAGCATTGTTTATCGTAATGTATTCTATGAGTGCAACGGATGCCAAAAAATTCGAAGAGATGAGTCAAGCCTTCAGTTCCGCTCTTAATGGCGGTACAGGTATTCTTGAAGAGCGGGCGGCAATGCCATCTAAGAGTCAAGAGGATTTAGGAAAAAATGATCAAATGGATAAATCAGTAACCAAGAAAAACGAAGAAACAGAAATGGCTAAACTGCGGCAAAAGGAACAAGAGGATTTAGAGAAGCTTAAGAAGCAGTTTGATCAATATATCAGCAAGAACGGCCTTACGGATCTGCTCAGTACTAAGCTCAATCAGTCTCAGCTTATGATTACGATAAGTGATAACGCATTGTTCGCTTCCGGACAGGCTGTAGTTAAAGATGATTCTCGGCAATTAGCAAAGTCCATCTCAACCATGCTGCAGCAATTCCCGGATTATGATGTAGTCGTACAAGGACATACCGATAATATTCCTATCTCTAATAGCAACTATTCTTCCAACTGGGACCTGAGCGCGGATCGCGCCCTTCAGTTCATGAAGATTTTGCTAACGAATACGAACCTGAATCCACGGAAATTTAGTGCGATTGGATACGGGGAGTACCACCCCATTTCTGAAAATACTACAGCTGTTGGACGAAGTAAGAACCGCCGTGTTGAAGTATCCATTATTCGTAAATATCAAGAAACCAAAGAGTTCTCAGGTATTGCTCCTTCCGATGAATGA